One window from the genome of Osmerus eperlanus chromosome 3, fOsmEpe2.1, whole genome shotgun sequence encodes:
- the LOC134017905 gene encoding small ubiquitin-related modifier 3-like, whose protein sequence is MSEEKPKEGVKTENDHINLKVAGQDGSVVQFKIKRHTPLSKLMKAYCERQGLSIRQIRFRFDGQPINETDTPAQLEMEDEDTIDVFQQQTGGAS, encoded by the exons ATGTCTGAGGAAAAGCCGAAG GAAGGTGTGAAGACGGAGAATGACCACATCAACCTGAAGGTAGCTGGTCAGGACGGCTCTGTTGTCCAGTTTAAAATCAAGAGACACACTCCCCTCAGCAAACTGATGAAGGCATACTGCGAAAGACAG GGATTGTCAATCAGACAGATCAGGTTTCGATTTGACGGACAGCCTATTAATGAAACAGACACACCTGCACAG cTGGAGATGGAGGACGAAGACACTATTGATGTATTTCAACAACAGACAGGTGGAGCCTCCTAA